From a region of the Hymenobacter jejuensis genome:
- a CDS encoding DUF3108 domain-containing protein, whose translation MNRRWLALVSLLTLVAGLLTSFGPNDVMRAVPNTSFTRGEVLNYKVHYGLINAAEATIEVANDIHRINDRPCYKATVTGRTTGSFDLFLRIRDTWRSYIDTTSILPQRFFRNIEENHYRKKETVDFDHARDVVMVEVRKKEKDPPKQGTYKVPNNVQDLVSGVYFLRTINYDQRRIGEVIRVQGFFDEEVFNMDVIYKGRETVETKAGNIRAIKLVPKMPSNKLFRGENAISVYLSDDRNKIPVLIQAEMFVGSVKVDMYKYQGLRNRLNLVAQN comes from the coding sequence ATGAATCGCCGCTGGCTTGCGCTTGTCTCTCTATTGACCCTCGTAGCGGGTCTGTTGACTTCTTTTGGCCCGAATGATGTAATGCGGGCTGTGCCCAATACCAGCTTTACCCGCGGCGAAGTACTCAATTATAAAGTTCATTACGGGCTAATTAATGCCGCTGAAGCGACCATTGAAGTAGCCAACGACATTCACCGCATCAACGATCGGCCGTGCTACAAGGCCACCGTGACTGGCCGCACAACCGGCTCCTTCGACCTGTTTCTGCGCATCCGGGATACGTGGCGTTCGTATATCGATACGACCAGCATTCTGCCGCAACGCTTTTTTCGCAACATCGAAGAAAACCATTACCGTAAAAAAGAAACCGTAGATTTCGACCACGCCCGGGACGTAGTGATGGTGGAAGTACGGAAAAAAGAGAAGGACCCGCCCAAGCAGGGTACCTATAAAGTTCCCAACAACGTGCAGGACTTAGTCAGCGGCGTCTACTTTTTGCGCACCATCAATTACGACCAGCGCCGCATTGGCGAAGTCATCCGGGTGCAAGGTTTTTTTGACGAAGAAGTGTTCAACATGGATGTCATTTACAAAGGCCGGGAAACCGTGGAGACAAAAGCCGGCAACATCCGCGCCATCAAGCTGGTACCGAAAATGCCAAGCAACAAGCTTTTCCGCGGCGAAAATGCCATCTCCGTTTACCTTTCCGACGACCGCAACAAGATTCCGGTACTCATTCAGGCCGAGATGTTTGTAGGCTCCGTGAAAGTGGATATGTATAAATACCAAGGCCTGAGGAACCGGTTGAATCTGGTGGCTCAAAACTGA
- the recA gene encoding recombinase RecA has protein sequence MAATTDKAVANPVSEKMKALQLTMDKLDKAFGKGTVMKLSDNKIGDIPSISTGSLGLDIALGIGGLPKGRVVEIYGPESSGKTTLTMHCIAEAQKKGGVAAFIDAEHAFDKSYAEKLGIDTENLLIAQPDNGEQALEIADQLISSGAIDIIVIDSVAALVPKGELEGDMGDSKMGLHARLMSQALRKLTGTINKTGCCCIFINQLREKIGVMFGNPETTTGGNALKFYASVRLDIRRIGQIKEDKDNVTGNRTKVKVVKNKVAPPFKVVEFDIIYGEGISKIGEILDLGVDMGIIAKSGSWFSYNGDRLGQGREGVKTILHDNPELADEIEKKIRDMVKGEPAAALAAIPTDESIADEDE, from the coding sequence ATGGCTGCAACCACAGACAAAGCCGTTGCCAATCCGGTCTCCGAGAAAATGAAGGCCCTTCAGCTCACCATGGATAAGCTGGACAAGGCATTCGGCAAAGGCACCGTGATGAAGCTGAGCGACAATAAGATCGGCGACATTCCGTCGATTAGCACGGGCTCACTCGGCCTCGACATTGCGCTCGGCATTGGCGGCTTGCCCAAAGGCCGTGTTGTTGAAATCTACGGCCCAGAATCGTCGGGTAAGACTACGCTCACGATGCACTGCATTGCAGAAGCGCAGAAAAAAGGTGGCGTTGCCGCTTTCATCGACGCCGAGCACGCCTTCGACAAGAGCTACGCTGAAAAGTTGGGTATCGACACCGAAAACCTGCTCATCGCGCAGCCTGACAATGGCGAACAAGCGCTGGAAATCGCCGACCAGCTGATTTCTTCGGGCGCTATCGACATCATTGTAATTGACTCCGTAGCTGCTCTGGTGCCAAAAGGCGAACTGGAAGGCGACATGGGTGACTCGAAAATGGGTTTGCACGCCCGTTTGATGAGCCAAGCCCTGCGTAAGCTTACTGGTACGATCAACAAAACCGGCTGCTGCTGCATTTTCATCAACCAGCTGCGTGAAAAGATCGGCGTGATGTTCGGCAACCCCGAAACGACGACCGGTGGTAACGCCCTGAAATTCTACGCTTCCGTGCGCCTCGACATCCGTCGGATTGGCCAAATCAAGGAAGACAAAGACAACGTAACCGGCAACCGCACGAAAGTGAAGGTGGTGAAGAACAAAGTAGCGCCGCCCTTCAAAGTGGTCGAGTTCGACATCATCTATGGCGAAGGCATCTCCAAAATCGGTGAGATCTTGGACCTGGGCGTTGACATGGGCATTATTGCTAAGTCGGGCTCGTGGTTCTCGTACAACGGCGACCGTTTGGGCCAAGGCCGTGAAGGTGTGAAAACCATCTTGCACGACAACCCCGAACTGGCCGACGAAATCGAGAAGAAGATTCGCGACATGGTGAAAGGCGAGCCTGCTGCTGCCTTAGCTGCGATTCCTACCGACGAGTCGATCGCGGACGAAGACGAATAA
- a CDS encoding GNAT family N-acetyltransferase, whose amino-acid sequence MPSVVSPPPVPSLSPIHTSRLTIRPYTALDEAVFFALLDRNRGRLHRAFPSRVAAVKAVTDAQRVLRSFAHDWQAGRLYAFGIWNAATAQYIGDISLKPNWARPVTAEIGYYLDADAEGNGYAREALEAAVHFGFTSTISAERLTIRCYADNPRSFAVALHAGFKQLAIRPRLWPLRSDAKPEILHFSLHKAAYQQAH is encoded by the coding sequence ATGCCTTCTGTTGTCTCGCCTCCTCCAGTTCCGTCGCTGTCGCCCATCCACACGTCGCGCCTGACGATAAGGCCTTATACGGCCTTGGACGAAGCCGTATTTTTTGCCTTGCTCGATAGGAATCGGGGCCGGCTGCACCGCGCTTTTCCGTCGCGGGTGGCGGCGGTAAAAGCCGTTACAGATGCCCAGCGCGTGCTGCGCAGTTTTGCGCATGACTGGCAAGCAGGTCGTTTGTATGCATTTGGCATCTGGAACGCAGCCACTGCTCAATATATAGGTGATATCAGCCTGAAGCCAAACTGGGCCCGGCCAGTTACGGCTGAGATTGGCTACTACCTCGACGCCGACGCCGAAGGAAACGGGTACGCCCGCGAAGCCCTCGAAGCGGCTGTGCATTTCGGCTTCACCAGCACCATCAGCGCCGAGCGGCTTACCATCCGGTGCTACGCCGACAACCCGCGCAGCTTTGCGGTGGCGCTGCATGCAGGCTTTAAGCAATTGGCAATCAGGCCGCGGCTTTGGCCGTTACGCTCGGATGCCAAACCGGAGATTCTGCATTTTTCTCTCCACAAAGCCGCTTACCAGCAGGCTCACTGA
- a CDS encoding SDR family NAD(P)-dependent oxidoreductase → MQGRLEGKVAIVTGGGAGIGEAICKKFAREGAAVVVAGFVEDPVRAVVDEITAAGGRAVAFTGDVSHQQTAEACVKLAVEQFGKLDILINNAGVFPTTSTIDTYPVEAFEYLIKNNVYSTFMMTRAAMPHLQKTRGNVVSAGSESGEIGLAQNSPYGASKGWVHAFMRGVAVEQARNGVRANCVCPGPIDTAWTHKETGPMTAKMEKGLVAGTPMGRRGTTEEVANVYAFIASDEASYVTGALYFVDGGTTVSKGPDGDEVPSELKQEPEGQLAVEHSKDGHTKIREADAGHMV, encoded by the coding sequence ATGCAGGGAAGACTCGAAGGCAAAGTCGCCATCGTTACGGGCGGCGGCGCCGGTATTGGCGAGGCCATTTGTAAGAAATTTGCGCGCGAAGGGGCGGCCGTGGTGGTCGCAGGCTTCGTGGAAGATCCGGTGCGGGCAGTAGTAGATGAAATTACGGCCGCTGGCGGCCGGGCTGTGGCGTTCACTGGGGATGTTTCGCATCAGCAGACGGCAGAAGCGTGCGTAAAACTGGCCGTTGAGCAGTTTGGCAAGCTGGATATCTTAATTAATAATGCGGGTGTTTTTCCAACTACTTCTACCATAGATACTTATCCGGTGGAAGCATTTGAGTATCTCATCAAAAACAACGTGTATTCGACTTTTATGATGACCAGAGCCGCTATGCCGCATTTGCAGAAAACCCGCGGCAACGTCGTGTCAGCCGGTTCCGAATCAGGTGAGATCGGGCTGGCGCAGAACTCGCCTTACGGTGCCTCCAAAGGGTGGGTTCACGCGTTTATGCGCGGCGTAGCCGTAGAGCAAGCCCGCAACGGCGTACGTGCCAACTGCGTGTGTCCAGGCCCTATTGATACCGCCTGGACGCACAAAGAAACTGGCCCCATGACTGCCAAAATGGAAAAAGGACTGGTGGCCGGTACGCCTATGGGCCGCCGCGGCACTACCGAAGAAGTTGCCAATGTGTACGCATTTATCGCTTCCGACGAAGCCAGCTACGTGACCGGTGCCCTTTACTTCGTGGACGGCGGCACTACCGTATCTAAAGGTCCCGACGGCGACGAAGTACCAAGCGAACTAAAGCAAGAACCAGAAGGTCAGTTGGCCGTCGAACATTCCAAAGATGGGCACACCAAAATCCGCGAAGCGGATGCAGGGCACATGGTCTGA
- a CDS encoding AAA family ATPase translates to MRTFSSDKEAADALAASYRTLRQEIGKVIIGQDEVVRLVLTAVFSQGHCLLVGVPGLAKTLLIQTIADSLDLSFNRIQFTPDLMPSDIVGSETLTQQRDFQFVHGPVFANIVLADEINRTPPKTQAALLESMQEYAVTVAGKRYSLERPFFVLATQNPIEQEGTYPLPEAQLDRFMFNIELGYPSYEAELQIVKNTTSDTKPTISKILHADDIQAYQHLVRRVPVADNVVEYAVSLVHKTRPNTDRAGARVSQLLEWGAGPRASQHLIVGAKCNALLNGKYSPDIEDVRAVALPILRHRLVRNFKAEAEGITVEQIIKELL, encoded by the coding sequence ATGCGCACATTCTCTTCTGACAAAGAAGCCGCCGACGCGCTGGCTGCCTCGTATCGTACGCTGCGCCAGGAAATCGGCAAAGTTATCATCGGCCAAGACGAAGTAGTGCGCCTCGTGCTGACGGCCGTTTTTTCGCAGGGTCATTGCCTGCTGGTAGGCGTGCCGGGCTTGGCCAAAACGCTGCTTATCCAGACCATTGCCGACTCGCTTGATCTTTCGTTCAACCGCATTCAGTTCACGCCCGACCTGATGCCTTCGGATATCGTTGGTTCTGAGACACTTACCCAACAGCGCGATTTCCAGTTCGTGCACGGACCAGTGTTTGCCAACATCGTGCTGGCCGACGAAATCAACCGGACGCCGCCCAAAACGCAGGCGGCGCTGCTGGAAAGCATGCAGGAATACGCCGTGACGGTGGCCGGCAAGCGATATTCGCTGGAGCGCCCGTTCTTTGTGTTGGCCACGCAAAACCCCATTGAGCAGGAAGGCACGTACCCGCTGCCCGAAGCTCAGCTCGACCGCTTTATGTTCAACATCGAACTGGGCTATCCGAGCTATGAAGCTGAGCTTCAGATTGTAAAGAACACCACTTCCGATACCAAGCCCACGATCAGCAAGATTTTGCACGCCGATGATATTCAGGCGTATCAGCACTTGGTGCGCCGCGTGCCGGTAGCCGATAATGTGGTGGAATACGCTGTAAGCTTGGTGCACAAAACGCGGCCCAATACCGATCGGGCAGGCGCACGCGTAAGTCAACTGTTAGAATGGGGCGCTGGTCCACGGGCTTCGCAACATCTCATTGTGGGGGCCAAATGCAATGCACTGCTCAACGGTAAATATTCGCCGGATATTGAGGACGTACGCGCAGTGGCCTTGCCTATTTTGCGTCATCGCTTGGTGCGCAATTTCAAAGCCGAAGCCGAGGGCATTACCGTAGAACAAATCATAAAAGAGTTGCTTTAA
- a CDS encoding peptidylprolyl isomerase: MTQFFRLSVRVVLLSVGLLAGTVFTSFAQLGVGRPVGRKIVDGIIVKVDNQIVLRSDLEGAYAQEVARAEGKPLPPDTQCRILQGMVLNKLMLAKAETDSVVVSDDKVKSELDRRMAYFVQQIGSEQKLEEYYHKPLRQLKEDLRPQVKEQLVQQEMQEQIAGKVTVTPREVKQYFNRIPKDSLPYFSTEVEVGQIIKFAQVNQKAKQATIAKLNELRARIQAGEDFATLAKQFSQDPGSAAEGGYLGFFKRHELVPEYEAAALRLEPGQMSPVVESQFGFHLIQLIERKGETFSTRHILLKPETGGNDVNEAATQLEKIRKRILSDSISFAKAAKDFSDDKSTSGNGGLLQNRADNSSYLPLDKIDPAIFFTIDTMKVGHITKPLPYRTDDGKDAMRIIWLKANRPPHQANLTDDYQKIAAAALNEKKNKALDEWFEKNRTGVFIDVDPQYADCKLLNSAL; encoded by the coding sequence ATGACTCAATTTTTTCGTTTGTCGGTTCGTGTGGTTCTGCTCAGTGTGGGGCTGCTAGCTGGCACGGTGTTTACAAGCTTTGCGCAGCTCGGCGTGGGTCGTCCGGTGGGGCGCAAAATCGTAGACGGCATCATCGTGAAGGTCGATAACCAGATTGTACTGCGCTCCGATTTGGAAGGTGCTTACGCTCAAGAAGTTGCACGGGCTGAAGGCAAACCGCTTCCCCCCGATACCCAGTGCCGCATTTTGCAGGGCATGGTGCTCAACAAGCTCATGCTAGCCAAGGCCGAAACCGACTCCGTGGTCGTCAGCGACGACAAAGTAAAGAGCGAGCTCGATCGTCGGATGGCGTATTTTGTGCAGCAGATCGGCTCGGAGCAGAAGCTGGAAGAATACTATCACAAGCCGTTGCGGCAATTGAAGGAGGATTTGCGCCCGCAGGTTAAGGAACAGCTCGTGCAGCAGGAAATGCAAGAGCAAATTGCGGGCAAGGTCACCGTGACGCCTCGCGAAGTAAAACAGTACTTCAACCGCATTCCGAAAGACAGCTTGCCTTATTTTTCTACGGAAGTAGAAGTAGGTCAGATTATTAAGTTTGCGCAGGTCAATCAGAAAGCCAAGCAGGCTACCATTGCCAAACTCAACGAGTTACGCGCCCGCATCCAAGCAGGAGAAGATTTTGCTACGCTGGCCAAGCAGTTTTCGCAAGACCCCGGCTCGGCCGCAGAAGGCGGGTATCTGGGTTTCTTCAAGCGCCATGAACTGGTACCGGAGTACGAAGCAGCGGCGCTACGCTTAGAGCCCGGTCAGATGTCGCCGGTAGTAGAGTCGCAGTTTGGCTTCCACCTTATCCAACTCATTGAGCGCAAGGGCGAAACATTTAGCACACGACATATCTTGCTGAAGCCGGAAACGGGCGGCAACGATGTCAACGAAGCCGCTACCCAGCTCGAAAAGATCCGGAAGCGCATCCTGTCCGACAGCATTAGTTTTGCAAAAGCTGCCAAGGATTTCTCCGACGACAAAAGCACCAGCGGCAATGGCGGTTTGCTGCAAAACCGCGCCGACAACAGCTCTTACTTGCCGCTCGACAAGATCGATCCTGCTATTTTCTTCACCATCGACACGATGAAAGTGGGGCACATCACCAAGCCCCTGCCCTATCGTACCGACGACGGCAAAGATGCCATGCGCATCATCTGGCTGAAGGCAAACCGCCCGCCGCACCAAGCCAACCTCACCGACGACTACCAGAAAATAGCCGCCGCCGCTCTGAACGAGAAGAAAAACAAGGCGTTGGACGAGTGGTTTGAGAAGAACCGCACCGGCGTATTCATCGACGTCGATCCGCAATACGCCGATTGTAAGCTCCTGAATTCTGCGCTTTAA
- a CDS encoding peptidylprolyl isomerase, producing MHKRVLYAGFMAGALLAGCQASKSSTTAKQPVIETLGTQPVPAAEFAYVYRKNNSTAPDFGTRASVTEYLDLYTNFKLKVLEAEQRGLDTTQAFKRELDGYKQQLAQPYLTEKSVTDQLVREAYDRMSKEINASHILIRVTPDADPKDTLAAYQKVVALRQRVLGGEDFNKVARETSEDPSARENDGRLGYFTAMQMVYPFETAAYKTPVGQVSQPIRTKYGYHIIKVNDARPAQGEIKVAHLMIRATPGMPAADSVTAKKKIDELYARLKRGENWDKLVTQFSEDAGSATNGGELPPFGTNRMIPSFEEAAFKLQKKGDLSAPVQTPYGWHIIKLIEKQTVPSFEAMEPTLKSKVSKDSRSELNRTAFLKRIRTENNFTENAAAKDYVFAKADTTLTSGRFKYTPAPKDKLANASLFTIKGKPYLTKDFLAYAQQNQRPRAGSEPRYAMQLLYDQYVDQSLTDFEKANLENKYQDYRMLVKEYRDGILLFQLMDEKVWSKAIEDTVGLQKFFAANQANYQWEPRVQATVISAATPQILAQAKSSLAVGRYQVVRNVPAVATFKTGSTDLASGSSLNLDQLANRLATDEALMVEITGHVKRGETPALARRRADKVAAYLTTKGVDKTRIRTVAATKSTVATTSFALTSTNTAALEDALNKQNPLAVQIMQRSFQKGDNKAVDEVTSKGPGTYNVQKDGRYYAVTIEKVLPAGPKTLAEARGQATSDYQNYLEKEWIAQLRQRYPVTINQAEADKLITK from the coding sequence ATGCACAAACGCGTTCTGTACGCTGGCTTCATGGCCGGCGCGCTACTGGCCGGATGCCAGGCTTCCAAGTCATCTACCACCGCTAAACAGCCTGTTATCGAAACTCTGGGTACCCAACCGGTGCCAGCGGCGGAATTTGCTTACGTCTACCGCAAAAACAACAGCACCGCACCCGACTTCGGCACGCGGGCCAGCGTTACGGAATATCTGGACCTGTATACCAACTTCAAGCTGAAAGTGCTGGAAGCCGAGCAACGCGGCCTCGACACCACCCAGGCTTTTAAGCGAGAGTTGGATGGCTACAAGCAACAGCTGGCCCAACCTTACCTGACCGAGAAAAGCGTCACCGACCAACTGGTGCGGGAAGCTTACGACCGGATGAGCAAGGAAATCAACGCCTCGCATATCCTGATCCGGGTTACGCCCGACGCCGACCCCAAAGACACGCTGGCGGCTTATCAGAAAGTGGTGGCCTTGCGGCAGCGCGTGCTTGGCGGCGAGGATTTCAACAAAGTGGCCCGCGAAACTTCTGAAGACCCTTCGGCCCGCGAAAATGACGGCCGGTTGGGTTATTTCACGGCTATGCAAATGGTGTATCCATTTGAAACGGCGGCTTATAAAACGCCGGTAGGCCAAGTTTCGCAGCCCATTCGCACGAAATACGGCTACCATATCATTAAAGTCAACGATGCGCGCCCGGCTCAGGGCGAGATCAAAGTAGCGCATCTTATGATTCGGGCGACGCCGGGCATGCCGGCTGCCGACTCGGTTACGGCCAAGAAGAAGATTGACGAACTGTATGCACGCCTCAAGCGCGGCGAAAACTGGGACAAGCTGGTTACGCAGTTTTCGGAAGATGCCGGCTCCGCGACCAACGGCGGCGAGTTGCCCCCTTTCGGCACCAATCGCATGATTCCGAGCTTTGAAGAAGCGGCTTTTAAGCTCCAGAAAAAAGGGGATTTGTCGGCTCCGGTGCAAACGCCTTATGGCTGGCACATCATCAAACTCATTGAAAAACAGACCGTTCCGAGTTTCGAAGCCATGGAGCCGACGCTAAAAAGCAAGGTTTCCAAAGATTCGCGCTCTGAGCTTAACCGCACGGCATTCCTCAAGCGCATTCGCACGGAGAACAACTTCACAGAGAATGCCGCGGCCAAAGACTACGTATTTGCGAAAGCCGACACTACGCTGACCAGCGGCCGATTTAAGTACACGCCAGCCCCAAAAGATAAGCTGGCTAATGCCTCGCTTTTCACCATTAAGGGCAAACCTTACTTGACGAAAGACTTTCTGGCCTACGCACAGCAAAACCAGCGTCCCCGCGCAGGCTCAGAGCCGCGCTATGCCATGCAACTACTTTATGATCAGTATGTTGATCAGAGCCTGACGGATTTTGAAAAGGCCAACCTCGAAAATAAGTACCAGGACTATCGCATGCTGGTGAAAGAGTACCGCGACGGCATTCTGCTGTTCCAGCTCATGGATGAGAAGGTGTGGTCGAAGGCGATTGAAGACACGGTAGGTCTGCAAAAATTCTTCGCCGCCAACCAAGCTAATTACCAATGGGAGCCCCGCGTGCAGGCTACCGTAATCAGTGCGGCGACGCCTCAAATACTGGCGCAAGCCAAGTCATCGCTTGCCGTAGGCCGCTATCAGGTAGTGCGCAACGTGCCGGCTGTTGCTACTTTCAAAACCGGAAGCACGGACCTAGCCTCGGGTAGCTCGCTCAACCTCGACCAACTCGCCAACCGCTTGGCCACCGACGAAGCACTTATGGTAGAGATAACCGGCCACGTAAAGCGCGGCGAAACCCCTGCCTTAGCACGTCGCCGGGCCGATAAAGTAGCCGCTTATCTGACCACAAAGGGAGTTGACAAAACGCGTATCCGGACGGTTGCGGCAACAAAATCGACTGTAGCCACCACTTCATTTGCGCTTACCAGCACCAACACAGCTGCTTTGGAAGACGCTTTGAATAAGCAGAACCCGCTGGCTGTGCAGATCATGCAGCGCAGCTTTCAGAAGGGCGATAACAAAGCCGTAGACGAAGTAACAAGCAAAGGTCCAGGCACTTACAACGTGCAGAAAGACGGACGTTACTACGCTGTCACGATTGAAAAGGTATTGCCCGCCGGTCCTAAAACATTGGCGGAGGCCCGTGGCCAGGCCACTTCCGATTACCAGAATTATCTGGAGAAGGAATGGATTGCGCAGTTACGCCAGCGTTACCCGGTTACCATCAACCAGGCCGAAGCAGATAAATTAATTACCAAGTAA
- a CDS encoding ATP-binding protein, translating to MKNAIRVSCTRRNLKVVRDFVSEYLSTYKLSDLHINQIVLAVDEVVANLIIHANGEDENKFLNLTLDVDNQTIEIEIEDNSTISYVPSTFRDPDLQEYIRTGRKGGVGMALVNRIMDRVEFVTTGTHNVCRLYKRIS from the coding sequence ATGAAAAATGCAATCCGAGTAAGCTGCACACGCCGAAACCTGAAGGTCGTGCGCGATTTTGTGAGCGAATATTTATCGACTTACAAGCTGTCGGATTTGCACATCAACCAAATCGTGCTGGCCGTAGATGAAGTAGTGGCCAACCTCATCATCCATGCGAATGGCGAAGATGAAAACAAGTTTCTGAATTTAACGCTAGACGTTGATAATCAGACCATTGAGATTGAGATCGAGGACAACAGCACTATTTCCTATGTGCCTTCTACCTTCCGCGATCCCGACCTACAGGAGTACATCCGCACGGGGCGCAAAGGCGGAGTAGGCATGGCCTTGGTCAACCGCATCATGGACCGCGTAGAATTCGTCACAACGGGAACCCATAACGTCTGCCGTTTGTACAAACGGATAAGCTAA
- a CDS encoding STAS domain-containing protein, whose translation MKITQQPTDDTLILSLDGELDASSSVLLDTELSKSEILNNKKVLIDCQRLNYISSAGLGVFISHLQRFQDASVKLIFFNMQEKVHNVFEILGLDSLMTIVPSQAEATAI comes from the coding sequence ATGAAAATAACGCAACAACCCACCGACGACACCCTTATTCTCAGCCTGGATGGCGAACTAGATGCTAGCTCGTCCGTACTACTTGATACTGAGCTTTCGAAATCTGAAATCCTGAATAACAAGAAGGTTCTGATTGACTGTCAACGCCTTAACTACATTTCATCTGCCGGATTGGGAGTGTTTATCTCTCACTTGCAGCGCTTTCAGGACGCGTCTGTAAAGCTGATCTTCTTCAATATGCAGGAAAAGGTCCACAATGTGTTCGAGATTTTGGGGCTGGATTCTTTGATGACTATCGTTCCATCGCAGGCCGAGGCTACCGCCATTTAA